The genomic segment AGGTACCCCCGTAACCCCGGTGCAGGCGAGGATTCTCAAGTGGCTGCTATGAGCCCGCGGCCCTGATGCCGTCGCAGCAGCGGCCATTGTTACCAGCGTCGAGGGTGCAGATGCCTGCCGCTGGTTTCACGGGCCGCGCCGTCGCCGCTGTGGCAGCCTGAGTGACCCCCGCGGCAAGCATCGAGGTGACCAGCGCGATCAGAATTGAGCGATTTTTCAACGTCATCTACGCCTCCTTGGCGGTCCATCGCGATTCTGCGAGGCATATGAATGTTGGGCAAAACCTTACTGATTGTTACGCTGGTTAAGTCTTAGGCTTGCGGCGTGTCAGACGTTGATGTCGGTTCAACAATCAAGCGGTTGCGGCAAGCCGCAGGCATCACTCAGGCCGCACTCGCCGAGGGGCTTGTCAGCGCCGCCTACATCTCCCTGATTGAGAGCGGCCGGAGAGTCCCTTCCGGGGAACTGCTCGATGCCCTGCTCGAGCGGCTCGGCGCCGGGCGAGGACAGGACGCACAGGACCGTGACCTGCTGCTGAAAGTGGTGGCAGCCACGGAAGTCGGCGACATCGCTAGCGCGAGCGCCCTGGTTGCGGCCGACCCCGATGCCTCAGCAACGCCCCTGCGCCGACTTGCGCGCGCCCTGGTAGACCAGCGAACGCGCTTCTACCAGCGGGCTCAGGAAGAGTTCCTTGAACTCGCGGACATATTCGAGCACGGAACTGAGGAGCATCTTCGCGCGGTTCGCGGAGCCTGCGCCTGCGCGCGCTACACGGGCTGGCTCGAGCGCGCGATCTCGACGGCCGAACACGCCTTGCGCCTGCCCACACCGCGCAGCAACCCGGTGCTGGACGACCTGCGCGTCACCATTCGCGGGTCCACCGCGACTCTGCTTGCTCTGCGCGGCGACTACGCGGCGTCACTGGCCATGTGCCGCGGGACGATCGAGCAGGCAACCACACCGTGGGCGCGGGCGAGCGCCCTCTGGGTGCAATCGATGACATATGAGAGCCAGGGCGAGGACGAACTGGCAGTGATGTCCGCGCGCGAGGCACTAGCGCACGCGCGGGCAGGCAACCTCCCCATCGCCCAGGCCGAGATAGCCAACGCCGCTGCCTGGCTCGAGCTGCGGCTTGGTGGAGGATG from the Pseudomonadota bacterium genome contains:
- a CDS encoding XRE family transcriptional regulator, whose product is MSDVDVGSTIKRLRQAAGITQAALAEGLVSAAYISLIESGRRVPSGELLDALLERLGAGRGQDAQDRDLLLKVVAATEVGDIASASALVAADPDASATPLRRLARALVDQRTRFYQRAQEEFLELADIFEHGTEEHLRAVRGACACARYTGWLERAISTAEHALRLPTPRSNPVLDDLRVTIRGSTATLLALRGDYAASLAMCRGTIEQATTPWARASALWVQSMTYESQGEDELAVMSAREALAHARAGNLPIAQAEIANAAAWLELRLGGGCPAAGRRHRQRRCCPRHPGGAARAY